CCTCTAATACTACAGATTGTAATTTCTTGACTACATTTTGTAATTCCTCAAATACTTTAATCTTCTTAATCGCTTCTACTTCCTCCGTCTCCGTTtctgttttctcttcttctaatACAATCTCTGATGATGATGTACTTGTAGTGGCAGTAGCAGTAGTTGTCTGAGATAAGTTCAAAATATCTGATAATGTCTCTGATCCACTCTTTATAAACACTACCTCTTCTGGTACTATTTCCTTCCTCTTTATAATCGCTTCTACCTCCTCTGCAACTATTTCCTTCTCCGgtactgttttcttcttctcctcttctacTAGCTGTGGTTGCGGTTGTTCTTCAATGTCTGAATCTACTTCATATCTATGGCGGGAAATACCACATCTCATACTATCTAATATTTTCCTTCTAAATGCAACACCAGAAAATGCAGACCATAATTTCCCTCCTCCATGTCTATCTGCAACTAAAGATCCGCCAACACTGCTATGACTCCGATGATGAAATAATTTCACCATTAATTATTCAATCGATGATTCCTTACTACATTGAGTatcaaaaatgttgatgatgattcAGATTCATAAAAACAAACTATTAGGGTTTATAATTCCAATGATCTGATCAAacagaaaaacaaataaataagagagagaaatgaaagaaaaaaaatgagaaaaatgaaaatgagcttgttgaagaagcagcagcagcaggaggtgTCTACGAGGAGTCTAAACTGGTACTACAGTACTAGTACCGAGCGAGCGTGCTCCTTATTTACTCCTCCTCCTTCCTCCCTAGAGAGTACAGAGAGAGATTTTtcacccttttttttttcttttttccaattCTTCTTATTCTTCGATTCTTTCGTTGTTTACAGCTCATCAGAATTGAAAGCTCGAATTTCAATACCCCATACTTATTTATTAGTATAGTATATTTACATTTATGATGAATACACTAATTATAGCCGGGAGTATTTTAGTTATTATACTCACGCTGTTTATGGACCGTTGGTTGGTTATTGATGAgaaatgatgatggtggtggaggcGATGATCCCATCATGCGGGGATTAAAATAAGGAAAAGAAGAGGGGTTTATGAATAGATTTGATCTGATTTGATctgatgaggaggaggatataTTGGAGTTGGTAGATCCGATTTTGGTGTCTTGTGTGGTACGAGTACTAATTAAATAGACGGTGGGGATCGTGACCGAAAGTGGAGGAAGGGTGGTGGTGCGTATTTAATGTCTGAATGAGCCATGATGGTGAATGAATGTAACGGCATCGGACCAGATTAGATTTGGATTTGGGCTTTCCGACCAGTCAACAGCATAGGATGCTTATCGGCCACCGACACACGCCCCCAAAATTTTACTGTGTGTTGCAAAGTCCAGACTCCAGGCTTCCAGACAAGTGACAACTAAATTTAGGGGTATTTCGGCTATTCAGGGGCATATTTTCTTAGCAATCCGCATTTCATGAGGTGTTTGCATTTTGTACCACTTCTAAAAATCCAATTATTTTATAGTTCAATCCATTTTTCTTAAATTAAAATGAGAAAGTAATAGTACATCTTTTCAAGAAAGCGGaattaaaattaatttatttatcttttaaaaattaaaaatatggatgtaatatttttcttttttttttgaccaaACGTGTTCTTATTTTTAAATCTGACTTGTGCTTCAAAAAATAATGATCAGACTTTGCTGCGTATGCACCACATTTTTCACATAATAGACATGACTTGGTCACCGTAGGGAGGTACAATTGTACCAAAAACATTTACTGTAATTTGCTTTGGACCACCATGAAATTAAGCATAAATGCAGGTGTATGTTTGTTACAGTGGCATAACTAAGATATTTCCATTTTAACTTACTTCACATTTGAAGGATGCAGTAAAAAAACTAAAGGCAGAAGGGTTGGAGAAAACACTCGAGTGTGGCACAAAAGTAAAGTTTCCACATTTTCTTATAAGAAGTGTCACATACTGCCTCCTTAAGTTAACCAGCAACAGCTGTAACACAAATTAGAACCAGACAACCTAGGACATGATTACATAATGCTATGACATCTTAATATAAACAAAACAAAGATTACAACACTAGGTGACAACAGATGCCTAATGCATACACTTACCCTTTGAACACGCCAAGATTATACTAGCACTTTTGAACAAGAAGAACGCTCTAGAAGATAAGAGTACGTACGTCTCGGAAAAAAAACTACAGAAGGTTGAGTTGAAAGAGTAATATGTAACctgcaaataaaaagacaaataaACAGTTATCACTGGAAAAGCTTTTCGTGCAGAAACCAGCACATTCATATGAAAGATGTGTGACTAAGTTGGAGCAGATAAAAGTAAATGCATTCATTTTTTACTTTTATATAGAAACAAATAATTGCATATTAAAAGAAGGAAATTGAGTATTTATAAATTACAAGACATCTACACTGGGATAACTCAATTCAATGAAAATGAAAAGTATAAGAATGATGCTGAATAGTGTTCACTCACCAATCTGTCTTAGCACCCACCAACAGGTTGATCTAATAAGGGTGCTACATTTCCTATTGGACCAGCATTGGTCTCGAATAGAGGTTCTTCTTTCGGTTTCTTGATTTCATGAGAGGGTGAAGGGGTTGCTCCTACATCTTTACGGGGTGCATTAGACAGTCTGCTTTTAAATTTCATAATTTCTGAAAGACAAGTCCCTGGATCAGAAGTACCTGCAAAATACTCTAAATAATTAAAGCTACTGATTCTTCATTCGAAAACATAAGAAACCCAGCTGACAATTCTGGATTCAAAAGCAAACCAGTACCAAGAAAATTTCCCTCCATATGATCGTAACAACTAGACCTAAGTTTTATATTCCAGAACACAACAGTGATCTCCGTATTGAACCATAAactcaacatatatatatatactatctaGGAAAGCTACTAGATATACTTATATACATAATCCAAATATACAGAATATACCTGTTATAGAATGGATAACCGTGCGAGCTGCCAACCGTTCTGCATCTTTCTTGTTTCTGGCAGCAGGACCAGCGTACGTTTTACCGTTAAACACTAAAGAAGAGACGAAGAAGGAATGAGGATCTGCTTGAGTTGTTGTATATGCAAGTACTGGATGATTCATCTTGACTGCGTACTCATTGAGAATGGATTTGTAAGATAGTGTGTCCTGGAAGGAATAAACAAAGGAGAGTAAACTAACACATCTTCGGCAAAACACAACTCGAACTTACTCATTGAGAATTATAGACATGCTCACATGCACATCATATTCTACTTGATGTGCATCTGCAAGGTTAAAAGACTCGCCTTAAATATTTCCTGATAAATAATGCACATTGCTACACCTCAGCGGGAGATGGCTCAGTGAGCTCAGCTCCATGCCCAACTGACCCTAAAATTAAAGTAgtcttttgaaacaaaaaaactTCATAAGAGTCTCCTCCAACCCACATAAAAGATAAGAAAACTTAAAGACTACACAAAATAACTTTTTAAAGCTGCTGATTTGGATGGCATGTGcatgtgcaaaaaaaaaattcaaaaaagctGCCCatgagattgtactgattgtaaTGACCCAGCAGAAACGAGCTGTAATCTAACTTCAACTCTAAATGTCGGTTTTCCACAACCTGCCTAGGCCTTGATAGTCCTAACTGAGTCTGACTTACACTATTAATGCCAAGTTCAGGTATGAATGGATTTTAAATCGAGTTCAATGGTTTGTGTCTACTGTTCAGAATTTCATACACACGAGTTAACCCAACTGCAGCGAGAAAAGAATAAGAAAGTCTAAGTTGAGGTGGAACCGCAACTTGAGGTTGAAACTTAAACATTTAACTACTCTACTACCAACCAAAACAAATGAAAAAGGACAACCGCACATGAAGTGGAATCCACTCCCCAATTTATCCACTCGACCACTCCCCGATATTTAATCCCTTTCTTTACTTTTACACCAGTTAAtctttaaaaagaagaaaaagaagcttTATATTGTTCACTCACCTTTCTGTCTAAGCACCCATCCACAGGTTGATCCAATAAGGATGTCGTGTTTCCTATTCCATTGGAGGGTGTAGGTGTTGCTGTTACAACTTCAACGGGTGTCTGTGAAAATGAAGAGTTCAGAATTTCTTTCCCCTTCATCCTGGAGCCCCCAGAATTACTCCCTGGGCTTGTCACCGTCACCATCTTAGTATCCTGGATAGTCTGAGACTCCTCGGCTGCACGAGATGGATCAGAAACAGCTCTACAATGTTCACTGATTGACACAGGTTGATCCAGTAAGTGTTGCACGTTTCCTATTGGACCAGCACTCATTTCACAAGAGTTTTCCTCTCTAGGTTTCTTACATTCTGAAGGTGGGGGTGTTGATGTTACACCTTCATTAAACGTCTGGGAAGAAGGGTTCAGAATTTGTTTCCTTTTCCTTGTGGAA
This DNA window, taken from Papaver somniferum cultivar HN1 chromosome 3, ASM357369v1, whole genome shotgun sequence, encodes the following:
- the LOC113355452 gene encoding uncharacterized protein LOC113355452; the protein is MEQNQQSTSSNGSGVPPPPEPLMYKNHLITYTQRSAIPLPVYETVNLGYRCTVHVNGVAYTTADTFRNPKDAEQEASKLALESIAKKIKEESIAIINKDPVSCKSILNEYAVKLNLPIPMYTTTQLELLPIFNSSLEFNGKSYTGPAARSKKDAERLAARMAIHSIIGASGSGTSLPEIIISKSRLSNASRMLEESQTIQDSHAAMVATPGCNCGGSTRKRKQILNPSSQTFNEGVTSTPPPSECKKPREENSCEMSAGPIGNVQHLLDQPVSISEHCRAVSDPSRAAEESQTIQDTKMVTVTSPGSNSGGSRMKGKEILNSSFSQTPVEVVTATPTPSNGIGNTTSLLDQPVDGCLDRKDTLSYKSILNEYAVKMNHPVLAYTTTQADPHSFFVSSLVFNGKTYAGPAARNKKDAERLAARTVIHSITGTSDPGTCLSEIMKFKSRLSNAPRKDVGATPSPSHEIKKPKEEPLFETNAGPIGNVAPLLDQPVGGC